CCTGGGGAACGGATCTGGAGAAAGGGAGAAGTGAAACTGCAAACTGGTTTTCAAAGACAAAGATTTGATTAATCTAGAAAgtgaatgagagagagaggggaaaAGGCGCGTGGATGTGGAATCCAAAACTTCAATtacagaggagagagagagagaaggagaaagcaCGTGAGATTGTCACAGATTTTAATGTTATTTCCTTTTTTCACTTGAAAAAAAGCAGACCTAGGTCCTGTCTTTGTGTCAGAacaattggtttggtttggtttttcgaAATTTTGCCCCATATTTATCCCAATTATTGTAAAATcgtcaatttatttttaaatgtacaCAAGTGCCCCCTCCCATTATTTGTTACTCTTATGACTTGGCCAACAAGTATTTGGTAGCTCTCAACAACATTCATCTTCTACCCTAGATACAAGCAATGTCATCTCTGACTAGATCAACATCTTATTACATTGATCAATTTGCTGTTGTTTAGGTTCAATAGACTGAGAAACAAAATCGCTGGAGGAGATCAGAAGTTTACAAAACTTTAAATCTGGTCTAATGACAGAGATAAGTAATAAACACTTCAATATGGGGaacaaaatcaaacttgaacTTGCAAGAGTCTGCTGATCTCATTGATATTCAGCAGTCTTGGTCTTGAATTCTTCCAGCAAATTCTCGATGCTCTTAACCGAGTGGGCTGCACTGTCTCTTATCCGAACACTCACCTGAACATGTCAAGAGTTCAATACAACACAAAAATTAGTCGAGCTCGAGAGACCCATAAGGAATAGGCCAATCACTAACCTGTCCTGTAGCAGCTTCGGTTTCACCAACCACAAGTATGTAGTTGTACTGAGCAAGCTGAGCTTCTCGCACCTACAGACACCATAACCATCACTCAAGTCGATACAAGTAAAACCAGCCAGCCACAGAACATGAACCCCAAAATTGTTACCTTTTTATCAATCTTTCTGTCTGTTATGTCCGCATCAACATAGTACCCAGCTTCATGGATTTGTTTCTTCACCTGTTTCAATGTATGAGAGAAAACAAACGCCAGAGATTAGACGCTGCAAGAACCACAGGTGCTTAATAAAGAGTGCAGCCACGCATGTAACCTGTAATGCATATTCCTCAGATTTCTTTGATATAGGGCAAACTATGGCCTGGCGTGGACTAAGCCAGAAGGGCCATTTCCCTTTGTAATGCTCCAACAATATGGCAAACATACGCTCCACAGATCCCAACACGGCTCTATGAATCATCACAGGTCTCTGCCTCTTTGCTTCGTCGTCAGCAGAGTATTCCAGCTTGAAGCGATCAGGAAGTTGAAAATCAAGCTGTAAcaagaaacataaaattaacTCCTCCTGCACCGACTATagcaaaagagaaaaaaaaaggaaaactaaaAAGAGTTTGGGACCGTAACCTGTAAAGTTGCACACTGGAATTTTCTGTTCATCGCATCAGAAACTGTGATGTCTATCTTTGGGCCATAGAACGCACCATCTCCTTCGTTCAACTGCCAAAACAACACACTTTAGAATAAATGCAGACTTTGTGAATAGACTTTGAGTGTTCATTCATCAGTAAGTGTGCATACCACCCATGTCTTTCCAAAAGCGTCTAGGGCTATTTTGAGATCATTTTCAGCTTTATCCCATGTTGCCAAATCTCCGAGGTACTTTTCTGGCCTCTGAGATTcaaattaacaagaaaaataatgAGCGACAGAAACATATCACCCAAAGTCTATAAAAAATTGAAGAATCTTCAGATATGATATACCGTTGAAAGCTTTAGCTCATAGGTAAAGCCAAAGATTTTGTAAGCATAGTCGATGAACTCCAACACAGCCTTCACTTCATCTGTGACCTGCAAGCAGAAAacattaacaaacaaaaaatggaTGAAAAGGAGCTCCAACATTGCCAGACACAAGAATATCACAAACCTGATCCTCTGTACAGAATATGTGTGCATCATCCTGAAATAAGTGATGTGATTATCATATTAAGCAACATATATGTAACATGGAACTGGGAAAATGATAAATAAGCAAATTCGACATAAATTATACCTGCTGGAACCGTCGGACACGAGTCAGCCCACTAAGTGCTCCACTTGCCTCATTGCGGTGTAACACTCCAAAGTCAGCCAGTCTAATAGGTAACTCTACATACCAAATCAGCCGTACAAAGATGGTGTCAGCAAAGACAAATGATTGACTTCGCAATTCTTCTTTGACAATAGGTTGCAACCCACGAATTATACTTTCGAGCAAAGTCTTTTGTCATAGAAAAAGACCAGCACCAAGTAATCCCCTGTCACTAGAGAGTTTTGATAGTCTGTTTGGCAGTAAACTTTCTACTACTAATATCATTCCTAGACCGGTGTATTGATTCAGCTGCACTGCATGAACAGAGTCTCACCTCTGTATGACCGAACCCTGTGTTGAAACATCAAGCAGTGACCAGGGCAATTCATAGGTTTGAGCCCGAACTCCTGCTTCTCGATCTGCATAGGAACATTTAAAAAAGTCACTCACGTGTGGAATATAACCTAGCATTGACTTCTAGGGAGAAGCATGCTGAAGTAACAGAGTCGAGGGGGTTTCTATGTACTCTTACATCAAAAGTAAACATATTCTCCTTGTAATTTGCAGCATGTCCAGAAGTTTCCCACAGATTCATGTTGTACATATTTGGTGTTATAACCTGCCAACGCAAATTCAGTTTAGCGTTTGCGATTCATCAAGAACATTAAATATTCAGATGAGAGATTAGAAAAACCTCTGTGTAACCCCTTTTCCAATATTGCTCCTTAATGAATTCCATCAACTTGTTATAAACGCGAGTGCCGAGTGGAAGGAAGAACCAACTCCCAGGGCTGAAGATCAAGTATTATGAGTATACATATCAGTACATAGTGAAACACAAAGAGGGAACATTGTT
The nucleotide sequence above comes from Brassica napus cultivar Da-Ae chromosome A9, Da-Ae, whole genome shotgun sequence. Encoded proteins:
- the LOC106365869 gene encoding threonine--tRNA ligase, mitochondrial 1 — its product is MLLRLSARSVRRYTSSHSSLSLSASSFCTLPTMSTNHPKNESYLSAVIPKHIKLFEQIQSHQLEKLKSLPHDPIKITLPDGTVKEGRKWETTPMDIAGEISKGLANSALISSVNDELWDMSRVLEGDCKLELFKFDSDKGRDTLWHSSAHVLGQALEQEYGCQLCIGPCTTRGEGFYYDAFYGDLGLNDNHFPNIEAGAAKAAKEAQPFERIEVTKDQAIEMFSDNNFKVEIINDLPADKTITVYRCGPLVDLCRGPHIPNTSFVKAFKCLRASSAYWRGSKDRESLQRVYGISYPDQKQLKKYLQFLEETKKYDHRLLGQKQEIFFCHPLSPGSWFFLPLGTRVYNKLMEFIKEQYWKRGYTEVITPNMYNMNLWETSGHAANYKENMFTFDIEKQEFGLKPMNCPGHCLMFQHRVRSYRELPIRLADFGVLHRNEASGALSGLTRVRRFQQDDAHIFCTEDQVTDEVKAVLEFIDYAYKIFGFTYELKLSTRPEKYLGDLATWDKAENDLKIALDAFGKTWVLNEGDGAFYGPKIDITVSDAMNRKFQCATLQLDFQLPDRFKLEYSADDEAKRQRPVMIHRAVLGSVERMFAILLEHYKGKWPFWLSPRQAIVCPISKKSEEYALQVKKQIHEAGYYVDADITDRKIDKKVREAQLAQYNYILVVGETEAATGQVSVRIRDSAAHSVKSIENLLEEFKTKTAEYQ